A stretch of Desulfurivibrio alkaliphilus AHT 2 DNA encodes these proteins:
- a CDS encoding HigA family addiction module antitoxin, whose protein sequence is MRKVPYPHPGEILLEEFLKPMGITQYRLAKEIGVPQRRIGEIVAGTRAVTMDTGLRLSRFFGMSEEFWIGLQMDYDAAKAKEALSQTLAKIRPWRQQENHPAC, encoded by the coding sequence ATGCGCAAAGTTCCCTATCCCCATCCCGGAGAAATATTGCTGGAAGAGTTTTTGAAACCCATGGGGATTACACAATACCGATTGGCTAAGGAAATCGGGGTGCCACAACGGCGCATCGGTGAGATTGTGGCCGGGACTCGTGCGGTTACCATGGATACCGGCCTTCGCCTGTCACGGTTCTTCGGTATGTCCGAGGAGTTCTGGATTGGTTTGCAGATGGATTATGATGCTGCCAAGGCAAAAGAAGCCCTGTCTCAGACACTGGCAAAAATTCGGCCTTGGCGCCAACAGGAGAACCATCCAGCCTGCTGA